Proteins encoded by one window of Rubinisphaera margarita:
- a CDS encoding response regulator, which translates to MTDKKLPNRILIADDNPQNRELIDAYLGEEDYEIAMAEDGQATLEQVAAFQPDLILLDIMMPKMSGFEVCHQLKRDEKTKSIPVLIVTALRDSADIEKAVEAGADDFLSKPIHRLELLTRVRSLLRVRHLTNERDRLLEYLRQMENVG; encoded by the coding sequence ATGACCGATAAGAAGCTGCCGAACCGAATTCTGATCGCCGACGATAACCCTCAGAATCGCGAGTTGATCGACGCCTACCTCGGCGAAGAAGACTACGAAATTGCCATGGCCGAAGATGGTCAGGCAACTCTGGAACAAGTGGCCGCGTTTCAGCCGGATCTGATTCTGCTCGACATCATGATGCCCAAAATGAGTGGGTTCGAAGTCTGCCATCAACTCAAACGGGACGAGAAAACCAAATCGATCCCGGTTCTGATCGTGACGGCTCTGCGGGATTCCGCAGATATCGAAAAAGCCGTCGAAGCCGGCGCAGACGACTTTCTTTCGAAACCGATTCATCGCCTGGAACTGCTGACTCGCGTTCGTTCACTGCTGCGTGTGCGGCATCTGACTAATGAACGTGATCGTCTGCTGGAGTATCTTCGCCAGATGGAAAATGTCGGCTGA
- a CDS encoding TIGR04282 family arsenosugar biosynthesis glycosyltransferase yields MNPDIPYSSLGIFLKRPTPGKVKSRLGAAVGNERAAELYACFVADILDRFGSLASKTILAHSPAGDRVNDWLHSTNLESAELWSQPETNLGQRLASFFEHAFSDGITRRTVVIGTDSPTLPREYLTEAFDLLTSTDCVVGPSADGGYYLLGLRRPHSPLFEGVNWSSPDVLQQTTARIFESGLTMKTLPLWYDVDESDNLRMLRGHLSALALSGQTDLPQRTRAWIAACDWFGTQ; encoded by the coding sequence ATGAATCCCGATATCCCTTACTCGTCGCTCGGCATCTTTCTGAAACGTCCTACCCCGGGGAAAGTGAAATCCCGTCTGGGGGCTGCTGTCGGCAACGAGCGGGCAGCGGAACTCTACGCCTGTTTCGTCGCCGACATCCTGGACCGCTTCGGTTCGCTCGCCTCAAAAACAATCCTAGCTCACAGTCCGGCAGGAGACCGCGTCAACGACTGGCTTCATTCTACGAATCTCGAATCGGCCGAACTCTGGTCGCAACCCGAAACAAACCTCGGCCAACGTCTGGCCTCGTTCTTCGAGCACGCGTTCTCCGATGGAATCACCAGGCGAACTGTCGTAATCGGGACCGACAGCCCCACGCTTCCCAGGGAATATCTGACCGAAGCCTTTGACCTGCTCACGTCGACAGATTGCGTGGTTGGTCCCTCCGCGGACGGCGGATACTATCTGCTTGGGCTCAGACGTCCTCATTCTCCGCTGTTCGAGGGAGTCAACTGGAGCAGCCCCGACGTGCTCCAGCAGACTACAGCGAGAATTTTCGAGTCCGGGCTGACGATGAAAACGCTGCCACTCTGGTATGATGTCGACGAGTCCGATAATTTACGAATGCTGCGGGGGCATCTGTCTGCACTGGCACTGTCTGGACAGACCGATCTCCCGCAACGTACCCGGGCATGGATTGCGGCGTGTGACTGGTTCGGAACCCAGTAG